A portion of the Lolium rigidum isolate FL_2022 chromosome 1, APGP_CSIRO_Lrig_0.1, whole genome shotgun sequence genome contains these proteins:
- the LOC124657242 gene encoding protein IQ-DOMAIN 5-like, whose amino-acid sequence MASRMARLAALRGRAAGREDRAAVRIQAFYRGYLARRALRALRGLVRLQALVRGHQVRRQVRQTMRSMQALVRAQDRVRARRLTSHVDARGRPAAVPSHGGGRHSYGHDRLFFDDEQGEEAAWAT is encoded by the exons ATGGCGTCGAGGATGGCGAGGCTCGCGGCCCTGCGCGGCAGGGCGGCCGGCAGGGAGGACCGCGCCGCCGTGCGCATCCAGGCATTCTACAGAGGTTACTTG GCTAGGAGAGCCCTGCGCGCGCTGCGCGGGCTGGTGCGTTTGCAGGCGCTGGTGCGCGGCCACCAGGTGCGTCGCCAGGTCCGCCAGACCATGCGCTCCATGCAGGCGCTCGTCCGCGCGCAGGACCGCGTCCGCGCCCGCCGGCTCACCTCCCACGTCGACGCGCGCGGCCGACCTGCCGCCGTCCCATCGCACGGCGGTGGTCGGCACTCCTACGGGCACGACCGCCTCTTCTTCGACGACGAACAGGGCGAGGA AGCAGCATGGGCAACTTGA
- the LOC124683463 gene encoding 60S ribosomal protein L5, mitochondrial-like: MMFPLHFHYEDVLREDLLLKLNHTNVMEVPGLFEIRLVPKSTSDAKIQFGKLAMEILCGQRSIQAQLPDHLKSGRSGSNAFLASQKDATSLRQSIIRGHGMYNFLVRVLTVMSMLDSKVSIEQGNCIKFFMATEFCEFSPEIEDHFEIFENIGGFNVTIVTSASSKEETSLLWSGFLLKDEGEIN, from the coding sequence ATGATGTTTCCGCTCCATTTTCATTACGAAGATGTATTGCGTGAGGACCTGCTGCTCAAACTCAATCACACCAATGTCATGGAAGTCCCCGGACTGTTTGAGATCAGACTGGTACCAAAATCTACCTCTGATGCCAAAATCCAATTTGGAAAGTTAGCCATGGAGATTCTGTGTGGTCAGAGATCCATACAGGCACAATTGCCCGACCATTTGAAATCAGGAAGGTCGGGATCCAATGCGTTCCTGGCGTCCCAGAAAGACGCTACATCTCTAAGACAAAGCATCATTCGAGGGCATGGAATGTACAATTTCCTGGTCAGAGTCTTGACAGTAATGTCTATGTTGGATTCTAAGGTATCAATTGAACAGGGAAACTGCATCAAGTTCTTCATGGCAACTGAGTTTTGCGAGTTCTCCCCAGAGATAGAAGATCATTTCGAGATCTTTGAGAACATTGGAGGGTTCAATGTGACAATTGTCACTTCCGCCAGTTCAAAAGAGGAGACTTCCCTTCTGTGGAGTGGCTTTTTGCTCAAAGATGAAGGTGAAATTAACTAA